In Vespa crabro chromosome 7, iyVesCrab1.2, whole genome shotgun sequence, a single window of DNA contains:
- the LOC124425497 gene encoding uncharacterized protein LOC124425497 isoform X2 → MKLMLEEEKLTPNVMEGFERVCNNRKLAIYTSEEVQKIAYLKIPCNLASIDTGRVESVAMILSKNNPFTKVINFHLQKFIENGMMNRLKDTAFKKKSSDVKKHQPVCINSVMSIILFIQTGIILSIFILIIEKCIFSSKMKKVDRTLSNKSSEVNLKRKRDIKNFAKDHRNRKRQRENY, encoded by the exons atgAAGTTGAtgttagaagaagaaaaattgacaCCAAATGTAATGGAAGGATTTGAAAGA GTTTGTAACAATCGGAAACTAGCAATCTACACGTCCGAGGAAGTACAGAAGATTGCATATCTTAAAATACCATGTAACCTGGCTTCTATTGATACAGGACGCGTAGAGAGTGTAGCCATGATTTTATCCAAAAACAATCCATTCACAAAGGTTATCAATTTTCA CTTGCAGAAATTTATCGAGAATGGAATGATGAATCGTTTGAAGGATACGGCCTTCAAGAAGAAATCCAGTGATGTGAAGAAGCATCAGCCGGTTTGCATAAACAGCGTTATGTCAATTATTCTCTTCATTCAAACTGGTATCATTTTGAGTATTTTTATTCTGATcatagaaaaatgtatattttcttctaaGATGAAGAAGGTAGATCGTACCCTTTCGAATAAATCGTCAGAAGTTAAtttgaaaaggaagagagatataaaaaattttgcaaaagACCACAGGAATCGGAAACGACAACGCGAGAACTATTAA
- the LOC124425497 gene encoding uncharacterized protein LOC124425497 isoform X1, translated as MRFFVQLTKLVPFFLLLSTKIARSYEFLSIGEEQVPFIIDTCKLYGMKSIIFLYSNSMKGAIIIYIIFISSFELSLYSFFSEMEMKTMIFKWTRALSREGFTSTNLYFSELHKSLYYVGRIIRPYYIAVISNYNAINEFSLATSTFDMSFAAWLVLFIYKGHGSDYCHSPPGNIFHLRYNSNMLVRCGTENILREWYSIDMNKTEINDLATWSLENGITKIASDFLYKRRSNLQGLVMRAVIVKDSSFLIVNEDGKLDGILGRILRNLCVTLNFSVNIVSEVEEYGNWNSKEKTWSGAVGELYAGRADISISDFTITGPRLNVVDFTLPLLLTKKCLYIREPQIFAIKWSSFILVRYLAIKFFLFLCLTLINLKILIFLRHSPIPFG; from the exons atgaggtTCTTTGTACAATTAACAAaactcgttcctttttttcttcttctttctacgaAAATCGCAAGATCTTacgaatttctttctatcggCGAAGAACAAGTTCCTTTCATCATCGACACTTGCAAATTATACGGaatgaaatcaattattttcttgtacTCTAATTCAATGAAAGGtgctattataatatatataattttcatttcttcatttGAATTATCAttgtattcctttttctcagaaatggaaatgaaaaCGATGATTTTTAAATGGACGCGTGCCCTTTCTCGCGAAGGATTTACGTCTACGAATTTGTACTTTTCGGAATTGCACAAATCGTTGTACTATGTAGGGCGAATCATACGACCGTATTATATCGCTGTGATTTCAAATTATAATGCGATTAATGAGTTCTCTTTAGCAACCAGTACATTTGACATGTCTTTTGCTGCATGGCTAGTGTTATTCATTTACAAGGGACATGGCTCCGATTATTGTCACAGTCCTccaggtaacatttttcatttaagaTACAACTCGAATATGTTGGTACGTTGCGgtacagaaaatattttacgagagTGGTATTCGATCGATATGAATAAAACCGAGATCAATGATTTAGCAACGTGGAGTTTAGAAAATGGAATAACTAAAATTGCTTctgattttctttataaaaggAGAAGTAATTTACAGGGTTTGGTAATGAGAGCTGTTATAGTTAAG GATTCGTCGTTCCTAATCGTAAACGAGGATGGCAAATTAGATGGTATATTAGGTAGAATATTAAGAAACCTTTGTGTGACTCTCAATTTTAGTGTTAACATTGTCTCGGAAGTAGAAGAATATGGAAATTGGAATTCTAAAGAAAAGACTTGGTCCGGAGCAGTGGGAGAATTATATGCTGGACGTGCTGACATTTCTATTTCAGATTTTACTATTACCGGTCCCAGATTGAATGTTGTCGACTTTACGCTTCCTCTTTTGCTTACGAAAAAATGTCTTTACATTCGCGAACCACAAATATTTGCGATTAAATGGTCATCTTTTATTCTAGTACGATACCTGGcaatcaaattttttctttttctttgtttaactttaataaacttaaaaattcttatttttctaagGCATTCTCCTATTCCATTTGGATAG
- the LOC124425496 gene encoding uncharacterized protein LOC124425496 translates to MNQNRNQERDESYQNAVRVARNFQNRPPGAAQPHPNLNPNYQNPIDLVRNYNRARQHQEPEENIYERLDNDDDDDEENEGEHNAEGGRNDIINNPNNQNPTDDHIYERIDDRSSCRNRAYSRLKYQMLNLISGGHFLNEIDSRNFNQYDQPRHVYLDSSRMGNQFCQSRLGRLGRNCFSSENLAYASTRRSAYPLGYNCSCPYCRHLDSRYVCHHCQSLHNRLRYQDTTNTARQYIYQLSRNCKCPFCRGDYAKLSSGNNRSTESSSSRGKDSHHRSPAGCVCRNKTMPSSSSSMQVGRYVDWINRIGSSVNNPLYATIHIGRIDRSYSGSAPTGNSDTTAASTSTGGSTDAGTSANIRSIFASTSYNPSTSSASVCLMNRSTERQHTCDDSCIRNQNLARICQFLGRCERAECNHSRLSVHWWFVNRWFNTERNVDNAPLEEEPRERQDSDSDDS, encoded by the coding sequence ATGAATCAAAATAGAAATCAGGAAAGGGATGAGTCTTATCAGAATGCTGTTCGCGTTGCACGTAATTTTCAAAATCGGCCTCCTGGTGCGGCTCAACCACATCCGAATCTTAATCCTAATTATCAAAATCCAATTGATCTTGTTAGGAATTATAACAGAGCTCGACAACATCAGGAAccagaagaaaatatttacgagagattggacaacgacgacgacgacgacgaagaaaacgaaggtGAACATAACGCTGAGGGTGGtcgtaacgatattattaataatccaaATAATCAGAATCCTACGGATGATCATATATACGAGAGAATTGACGATCGATCTTCTTGCCGTAATAGAGCTTATTCTCGTTTGAAATATCAAATGTTGAATTTGATCTCTGGTGGTCATTTCTTGAACGAGATCGACTCGagaaattttaatcaataCGATCAACCAAGACACGTTTATTTAGATTCATCCAGAATGGGCAATCAATTTTGTCAAAGCCGTTTAGGAAGACTCGGACGAAATTGTTTTTCCAGCGAAAATCTCGCTTATGCTTCTACCAGACGATCAGCTTATCCTTTGGGTTACAATTGTTCTTGTCCTTATTGTAGACATTTGGATTCGAGATATGTCTGCCATCATTGTCAAAGTTTACATAATAGACTTCGTTATCAAGATACTACCAATACTGCGAGACAGTATATATATCAGTTATCTAGAAACTGCAAATGTCCCTTTTGTCGTGGCGATTATGCAAAACTCTCATCTGGTAATAATAGATCAACCGAATCATCATCTTCCAGAGGTAAAGATTCTCACCATAGAAGTCCTGCTGGTTGTGTTTGCCGAAATAAGACAATGCCTAGCTCGAGTTCATCGATGCAAGTTGGAAGATATGTCGATTGGATCAATAGAATTGGTTCATCCGTTAATAATCCACTTTATGCAACGATTCACATTGGTAGAATTGATCGATCTTATTCTGGTTCAGCACCCACTGGTAATTCTGATACTACAGCTGCTTCAACATCAACAGGAGGATCAACAGATGCTGGTACTTCAGCGAATATCAGATCGATCTTTGCCTCGACCTCTTATAATCCTTCTACTTCATCAGCTTCCGTTTGTCTCATGAATCGTTCAACGGAACGTCAACATACGTGCGACGATTCTTGTATAAGAAATCAGAATCTAGCTAGGATTTGTCAATTTCTTGGTAGATGTGAAAGAGCAGAGTGCAATCATAGTAGATTGTCGGTTCATTGGTGGTTCGTTAATAGATGGTTTAATACTGAAAGAAATGTTGACAATGCTCCTCTCGAAGAAGAACCACGTGAGCGTCAAGATAGTGATAGTGACGATTCTTAA
- the LOC124425495 gene encoding ring canal kelch homolog isoform X2: protein MESAGQNQAQNPGNSANDGFENKGSCLLLRYASQNSLDESSQKHVPREGCRDKPPYRNHHHTNRAFEVINEMRKKNLLCDVILVADGGMEVPAHKMVLAACSPYFYAMFTSFEERDQERITLQGVDYSALELLVEYVYSAEVHVTEDIVQVLLPAANLLQLTDVRDACCDFLQAQLHPSNCLGIRAFADLHGCLELLAHADSYIEQHFSEVVDGDEFLTLSPQQVAKLICSDRLMVPSEEKVFECVISWVHHDLETRQAHLAQLMEHVRLPLLSQEYLVQRVEEEPLLKANLQCKDFLIEALKYHLLKGEQKSLFKTPRTKPRQPRGLPKVLLVVGGQAPKAIRSVECYDFKEERWYQVSELPTRRCRAGLSVLGDRVYAVGGFNGSLRVRTVDIYDAATDQWSPCPEMSARRSTLGVAVLGNCIYAVGGFDGSTGLNSAEVYDPNSHEWRMIAPMSTRRSSVGVGVVKGLLYAVGGYDGASRQCLSSVECYNPDKDQWKPVPEMSARRSGAGVGVLDGILYAVGGHDGPLIRKSVEAFNPETNQWTPISDMAHCRRNAGVVALNGLLYVVGGDDGLSSLASVEVYSPRTDTWTTLPTCMGIGRSYAGVAIIDKPMAPATTM from the exons ATGGAATCTGCAGGCCAAAATCAAGCTCAAAATCCTGGTAATAGTGCTAACGATGGATTTGAAAACAAGGgcag CTGTTTGTTATTACGATATGCAAGTCAAAATTCATTGGATGAGAGTTCCCAGAAACATGTTCCTCGAGAAGGTTGTAGAGACAAACCACCATATAGAAATCATCATCATACCAATCGTGCATTTGAAGTAATCAATGAGATGCGCAa aaAAAATCTATTATGTGATGTAATCTTAGTAGCTGATGGAGGAATGGAAGTTCCAGCACATAAAATGGTTCTTGCTGCTTGTAGTCCTTACTTCTATGCCATGTTTACAAGTTTTGAAGAACGTGATCAAGAAAGAATTACATTGCAAGGAGTAGATTACTCTGCTTTAGAATTATTAGttgaatatgtatattctGCTGAAGTTCATGTCACAGAGGACAtagtacaagtattattaccAGCGGCAAATCTTTTACAATTAACAGATGTTCGTGATGCATGTTGTGATTTTTTACAAGCACAATTACATCCATCCAATTGTCTTGGAATTCGTGCATTCGCAGATCTTCATGGTTGTTTGGAATTATTGGCGCATGCTGATAGTTACATAGAACAACATTTCTc agAAGTCGTTGATGGGGAtgaatttttaactttatcaCCACAACAAGTTGCAAAATTAATCTGTAGTGATCGTTTAATGGTTCCATCCGAAGAGAAGGTATTTGAATGTGTAATTTCATGGGTCCATCATGACTTGGAAACACGACAAGCGCATTTAGCTCAATTAATGGAACACGTTCGTTTGCCATTACTTTCTCAAGAATATCTTGTACAACGTGTAGAGGAAGAACCACTTCTTAAAGCTAATTTACAAT gtaaagattttttaatagaaGCTTTGAAATATCATTTACTAAAGGGTGAACAGAAATCGTTATTTAAAACACCACGTACAAAGCCAAGACAGCCACGTGGTTTACCTAAAGTATTGCTAGTAGTTGGTGGTCAGGCTCCAAAAGCAATTAGAAGTGTTGAGTGTTAtgattttaaagaagaaagatggtATCAAGTGTCTGAATTACCAACAAGACGTTGTAGGGCtg GATTGTCTGTACTCGGTGATCGCGTTTATGCCGTAGGAGGCTTTAATGGTTCTTTAAGAGTTCGTACAGTAGATATTTATGATGCAGCCACCGATCAATGGTCACCTTGTCCAGAAATGTCTGCGAGAAGATCAACTCTTGGCGTTGCAGTTCTTGGCAATTGCATTTATGCT gtTGGTGGTTTCGATGGTTCTACCGGATTAAATTCAGCCGAAGTATACGATCCAAATAGTCACGAATGGCGAATGATAGCACCAATGTCAACACGTAGAAGTAGCGTCGGTGTTGGTGTCGTAAAAGGTCTTCTTTATGCC gTTGGTGGATATGACGGAGCATCGCGACAATGTTTATCCAGCGTAGAATGTTATAATCCGGATAAAGATCAATGGAAGCCAGTACCTGAAATGTCTGCACGACGTAGCGGAGCAGGTGTAGGTGTATTGGATGGAATATTATATGCAGTTGGTGGACACGATGGTccattaataagaaaaagtgtAGAAGCTTTTAATCCAGAAACTAATCAATGGACTCCAATAAGCGATATGGCTCATTGTAGAAGAAACGCAG ggGTTGTAGCTTTGAATGGGCTTCTATATGTTGTTGGTGGTGATGACGGTTTATCAAGTTTAGCATCCGTTGAAGTTTATTCACCTAGAACCGATACCTGGACAACATTACCAACTTGTATGGGAATTGGTCGTAGTTATGCCGGCGTTGCAATAATTGATAAACCAATGGCACCTGCTACGACAATGTGA
- the LOC124425495 gene encoding ring canal kelch homolog isoform X1 — protein sequence MESAGQNQAQNPGNSANDGFENKGSLFFSCLLLRYASQNSLDESSQKHVPREGCRDKPPYRNHHHTNRAFEVINEMRKKNLLCDVILVADGGMEVPAHKMVLAACSPYFYAMFTSFEERDQERITLQGVDYSALELLVEYVYSAEVHVTEDIVQVLLPAANLLQLTDVRDACCDFLQAQLHPSNCLGIRAFADLHGCLELLAHADSYIEQHFSEVVDGDEFLTLSPQQVAKLICSDRLMVPSEEKVFECVISWVHHDLETRQAHLAQLMEHVRLPLLSQEYLVQRVEEEPLLKANLQCKDFLIEALKYHLLKGEQKSLFKTPRTKPRQPRGLPKVLLVVGGQAPKAIRSVECYDFKEERWYQVSELPTRRCRAGLSVLGDRVYAVGGFNGSLRVRTVDIYDAATDQWSPCPEMSARRSTLGVAVLGNCIYAVGGFDGSTGLNSAEVYDPNSHEWRMIAPMSTRRSSVGVGVVKGLLYAVGGYDGASRQCLSSVECYNPDKDQWKPVPEMSARRSGAGVGVLDGILYAVGGHDGPLIRKSVEAFNPETNQWTPISDMAHCRRNAGVVALNGLLYVVGGDDGLSSLASVEVYSPRTDTWTTLPTCMGIGRSYAGVAIIDKPMAPATTM from the exons ATGGAATCTGCAGGCCAAAATCAAGCTCAAAATCCTGGTAATAGTGCTAACGATGGATTTGAAAACAAGGgcag tttatttttCAGCTGTTTGTTATTACGATATGCAAGTCAAAATTCATTGGATGAGAGTTCCCAGAAACATGTTCCTCGAGAAGGTTGTAGAGACAAACCACCATATAGAAATCATCATCATACCAATCGTGCATTTGAAGTAATCAATGAGATGCGCAa aaAAAATCTATTATGTGATGTAATCTTAGTAGCTGATGGAGGAATGGAAGTTCCAGCACATAAAATGGTTCTTGCTGCTTGTAGTCCTTACTTCTATGCCATGTTTACAAGTTTTGAAGAACGTGATCAAGAAAGAATTACATTGCAAGGAGTAGATTACTCTGCTTTAGAATTATTAGttgaatatgtatattctGCTGAAGTTCATGTCACAGAGGACAtagtacaagtattattaccAGCGGCAAATCTTTTACAATTAACAGATGTTCGTGATGCATGTTGTGATTTTTTACAAGCACAATTACATCCATCCAATTGTCTTGGAATTCGTGCATTCGCAGATCTTCATGGTTGTTTGGAATTATTGGCGCATGCTGATAGTTACATAGAACAACATTTCTc agAAGTCGTTGATGGGGAtgaatttttaactttatcaCCACAACAAGTTGCAAAATTAATCTGTAGTGATCGTTTAATGGTTCCATCCGAAGAGAAGGTATTTGAATGTGTAATTTCATGGGTCCATCATGACTTGGAAACACGACAAGCGCATTTAGCTCAATTAATGGAACACGTTCGTTTGCCATTACTTTCTCAAGAATATCTTGTACAACGTGTAGAGGAAGAACCACTTCTTAAAGCTAATTTACAAT gtaaagattttttaatagaaGCTTTGAAATATCATTTACTAAAGGGTGAACAGAAATCGTTATTTAAAACACCACGTACAAAGCCAAGACAGCCACGTGGTTTACCTAAAGTATTGCTAGTAGTTGGTGGTCAGGCTCCAAAAGCAATTAGAAGTGTTGAGTGTTAtgattttaaagaagaaagatggtATCAAGTGTCTGAATTACCAACAAGACGTTGTAGGGCtg GATTGTCTGTACTCGGTGATCGCGTTTATGCCGTAGGAGGCTTTAATGGTTCTTTAAGAGTTCGTACAGTAGATATTTATGATGCAGCCACCGATCAATGGTCACCTTGTCCAGAAATGTCTGCGAGAAGATCAACTCTTGGCGTTGCAGTTCTTGGCAATTGCATTTATGCT gtTGGTGGTTTCGATGGTTCTACCGGATTAAATTCAGCCGAAGTATACGATCCAAATAGTCACGAATGGCGAATGATAGCACCAATGTCAACACGTAGAAGTAGCGTCGGTGTTGGTGTCGTAAAAGGTCTTCTTTATGCC gTTGGTGGATATGACGGAGCATCGCGACAATGTTTATCCAGCGTAGAATGTTATAATCCGGATAAAGATCAATGGAAGCCAGTACCTGAAATGTCTGCACGACGTAGCGGAGCAGGTGTAGGTGTATTGGATGGAATATTATATGCAGTTGGTGGACACGATGGTccattaataagaaaaagtgtAGAAGCTTTTAATCCAGAAACTAATCAATGGACTCCAATAAGCGATATGGCTCATTGTAGAAGAAACGCAG ggGTTGTAGCTTTGAATGGGCTTCTATATGTTGTTGGTGGTGATGACGGTTTATCAAGTTTAGCATCCGTTGAAGTTTATTCACCTAGAACCGATACCTGGACAACATTACCAACTTGTATGGGAATTGGTCGTAGTTATGCCGGCGTTGCAATAATTGATAAACCAATGGCACCTGCTACGACAATGTGA